ACCTTTCCGTTCCACAGGAAGCTGAAGGGTTGATGCGCAGAGCTCGCGAAACGGCGGGCCCGGTCAGTGTCCTGATCAACAGCGCCTCGATCTTTGAACCAGCCGACATGCAGGACGCGACCTTCGACGACTTGACCCGCAACTCCGCGATCAATGCCTGGGCGCCATTCGTGCTGAGCCGCGCCTTTGCCGCTCAGGGAGTGGAGGGCAGGATCATCAACCTGCTGGACACCCGCGTTGCAGGCTACGATTTCGCCCACGTCCCTTACATCCTCAGTAAGCACGCGCTGGCAGTTCTCACCCGGATGACCGCGCTGGAGTATGCGCCGAAGGTCACGGTGAACGCCATCGCGCCCGGCCTGATCCTGCCGCCACCCGGTCAGGACCAGGCTTATCTCCAGCGGCTGGCCGAGACAGTTCCGCTCAAACGCCACGGTGGGCCCCAGGATATTGTCCGGGCCATGCTCTTCCTCATCGACAGCCACTACATCACGGGACAGACCGTGTTCGTGGACGGCGGCGCCCACCTCGAAGGAGCCTGACATGGACTACATCCTGATTGAGGATCTGCTTGCGCGCTGCATTATCGGTATCAATGAGGATGAGCGCCGGGAGAAGCAGGATGTGGTCATCAACATTGTGCTCGGGCATGACTCACGCAAGGCAGGGCGCAGCGATGATTTCGCGGATGCGGTGGACTATCGTAGCATCAAGAAGCAGGTTTTTGCCATGGTTGAGAAGTCCGAGTTCTTCCTGGTCGAGGCGCTGGCTGAAGCAATTGCCGACATCTGCCTGAAGAACCCCCGGGTGGTCGAGGCGCAGGTGACGGTTCACAAGCCTTCGGCGTTGCGGTTCGCACGAACGGTCGGCATCCGCATCACCCGGAGGCGCGAGTAAGCACCGTGGCCCGCGTCTTCATCGCTTTCGGCTCGAACATAGCGCCGGAGACCAACGTGCCGCGTGCACTGGACCTGCTGGCCGCAGCCGTGCGCGTCATCGCGGTATCCACCGTCTACCGCACGGAACCGATCGGAGCGCTGGACCAGGACCCGTTCTACAATGGGGCGTTCCTGATCGAGACTGATCTGGGGCCGCGCGTGCTGAAGTTCGAGCTGCTGCGAGGCATCGAGGGCGAACTGGGGCGGGTGCGCACGGCGGACAGGTATGCCCCGCGCACCATTGACCTGGACATCGCGCTCTATGGGGACCTGGTGGTATCCGAGCCGAATCTGGTCATCCCCGACCCGGACATCAAGTCGCGGGCTTTTCTCGCGGTGCCGTTAGCGGAACTCGCACCAGAGATGGTCTTGCCCGGTGGCTGTGAGACACTGGCCCAAATCGCCACACGGATGGACAATGAGAAGATGGAGCCCCTCTGGGAGTTCACGAACCTGCTGAGGAGGAGCATCAGTAATGAACCATGAGAGAGTGCGGGCGCTGATCAGGGAATTGCTGACGGAACTGGGAGAAGATCCGGACCGCGAGGGCCTGCTGAAGACCCCCGACCGGGTGGCGCGAGCCTACGAGTTCCTGACCTCGGGTTACCGCATGGACCTGGAGGAAGTGATCAACCAGGCGGTGTTCACACAGGACACAAACAACATGGTCATCGTCCGGGACATCGAGCTGTACAGCATGTGTGAGCACCACATGCTGCCCTTCTATGGGCGCTGCCATGTGGGCTACATCTCCGACGGCAAGGTCTTCGGTCTCAGCAAGATCGCTCGCATGGTGGACATGTATGCAAGGCGGTTGCAGATCCAGGAACGCCTCACCGAACAGATCGCGCGGGCGATCATGGACAGCATCAATGCCGAGGGAGTTGGCGTCATCATCGAGGCGAAGCACCTGTGCATGATGATGCGCGGCGTGGAGAAGCAAAACTCCATGATGACCACATCATCGGTCCTCGGCAGCTTCCACGATGACGAGGCGACCCGCGCCGAGTTCCTGTCACTCATCGGCCGGCATCGCGACTTCTGATGGCCGTCTCACGGCCCGGAACGGCGCTCTCAGTCTCCGCTGAGCAGGCCGGCCTTGTGGTTTCCGATCGCCTCGGACACCCGCAGTGCCCGACCGTAAATGCGCAGGCCGCGCACTGTCCTGCCGATGACTACGCGGCTTGCGCCGTTCACGTCCCGCAGGTTCGGGTTGTAGCGTCCCCAGCCGAACTGGCGGCAGTCTCCCCCATCGCACAGCTTCCCATCCACCACAAACAGAATCAGCTTCGGGCCACCGTCAACGATGGCGACCACGTGGTGGACAGTGCCCGGGGTCAGCAGGCCAGGGTCGCAGTCCCACGAGTTTTCCGTCCGGCCATCGTTGAGGATGATCCGCACCGTGCCTCGATCCGAGGTGGTCAGTGCCCAGCCGTGACCGGTCTCATCGCGCGCGTCGAGAAGCGTCTGGCCTGCTTCCAGGCTAGATAGCTGCAGCCACGCATCCACCGTGAACCCAGCGCGAAGGTCCTTCGTGCCGTAATCGGGCCGGGTGTTGTCCCGTGTAAGGAACTCGGGCAGGGCGGGCAGCGAAACGGCACCAGGCATGGGTTGCCGGACATCGAGCAGCTGCCCTTGGGTCGTAGCGGTGGCGTTCTCAAACTGCCCCCAGAGGCCGTCGAGTAGCGCGGGATCCACTTCGTGCACCCGAGCCACCTGCTTCTGGGTCTCGGTGAGGAAATACCGCCCGCCGTCTTCGATGAAATCCGGATAGCTCATGCGGACGAAAGGATCGTCGTCGTAGAGCACGACCTCCGGCTGCGTCCAGCGGATCTCCCGCCCATCGGGGGTGTCAATCTCCTCCCCTCCGCAGAGCCAGACAGGGTTGCGGTCGTTGTAGGCGATGTTCAGGGCGTTGGGATTCTCACCGATGAACTTGCCGCCGTGATTGTGGAACCAGTACAGGTACTTGCCGTTGGCGCACTTCCAGGCGAAGTTCGCCGCCCGCGGGTGTTTCATGAGCCGGCCGTCATCGAAACGCTTGTATCGCGGAGTGGTCCAGGTATGCCCGCCGTCGCGGCTGTAGGTCTCCACCGGGTATCCATCGATGGACCGGTAGACGCAGTAGAAGGAGCCGTCGCTGAGCACGCAGTAGCTCTGCTCCTCACTTACCGGCCCGCCGCCGGGAGGGGTGCGCAGACCGATGTCGCCGTCCGGCAGTGTTTCCCAGTTGAGCTTCGCGGGATCCATCTCGCTGAGGATGTTGTCACTCTTGAGCAGGACGCCCTCGGACTGGGCGAAGAACCCCTCCCCCATCTTCCCCACCTTGTGCAGGGAGACGAAGGCCGCCCCGTCGTGAATGAACGGCTTGCCCACGTTCCAGAAGAAGCGCAAGGCCCCGCCATAGACGTTTTCGCGGTCGCAGGCGAACTCGCGAACAGGAATGTCGTAGCGCTCGGCAGACCAGGACTTCCCGTGGTCGTCGCTGTACTTGCAGACGAAATGCCCCAGGGAATCCACCCGGCTGAAGACGCCCTTGCCGTCGTGGCGCTTGACCTCGCGCACCTGGTCAGTGTTGTGGTTGTAGAAGATATAGACCCGGCCCGATGGCACTTTGAGCATGACCGCGTAGGATGCTTCCGGCCCACCGGGGGGCTCGACTGGAACCGGCGTGGACCATGTGCGGCCCCGGTCGGTGCTGCGCATAGTGGTTACGTGCTGCCCTGGGGCGCCCTCATGCCCGGCGCCGGTGGTCACGCAACACAACCACGCGCCGTCGTCAGTCTGCACAATGTACGGCTGGTCGCTGTACGAGTCGGTGGGTATTACCCAGCCGTTGGCAATATGGCGCGGGTCCGGTATTGCGGTCTGGTGCGCAGTGGTCATCGACGTCTTCCCCTTTGCTGTCGTCAGCGTATCCGCCCGAGCAGCAGAACTCAGCTCGCCGGTGAGCGAGAGAAGTGTGAGTACGAAGCAAGCAGTCGGAGCAGAGCGGATCACCGATTCGGCTCCCCTGGTATGGCTCACGCGAGCAGAACCGCGGAAAGCTCTGTAGCATTCCCCAATGCGTCGCCCCTGACCTTGTGCACATGAACGCTGGGAGGTGAGGACGGCACAGAGCCGGAATTGTGGCTGGTTACTGCTCACCGGGCAGAGGGCAAAACCGCCCCGGAATTCATCGCACCTCAAGGAGCCTGCCATGTGGCGCTTGTGTCTTCTTGTCGCCCTTTGCATTGGCACAATCGGCTGCGCCGCCGAGAATGTCAATCCCTTCCCACTGGGGGTCTACTGGCCCTGGGAAAGGCTTTGCGGGCATGCTCAGCGCCTGAATATGGACAAGTGGCAACTCGTAGACCAGCGCCTGGAGGATATGCAGGCCCACAACGTGGACACCGTCTGGGTGGTCAATCTCAACATAAAGGACCTCGGCCCGCTGGCGGAACGCTGCGCGGCCCGGGGAATGCGGCTAATCCCTGCGCTCAGCGAATTGCACTACAACATCG
This region of Armatimonadota bacterium genomic DNA includes:
- a CDS encoding SDR family oxidoreductase, whose protein sequence is MTRFELKGATALVTGAAKRLGMHCALALAERGCNVVVHYHTSAEDAEGLCRRLSGELKVGAWAVAADLSVPQEAEGLMRRARETAGPVSVLINSASIFEPADMQDATFDDLTRNSAINAWAPFVLSRAFAAQGVEGRIINLLDTRVAGYDFAHVPYILSKHALAVLTRMTALEYAPKVTVNAIAPGLILPPPGQDQAYLQRLAETVPLKRHGGPQDIVRAMLFLIDSHYITGQTVFVDGGAHLEGA
- a CDS encoding dihydroneopterin aldolase, whose amino-acid sequence is MDYILIEDLLARCIIGINEDERREKQDVVINIVLGHDSRKAGRSDDFADAVDYRSIKKQVFAMVEKSEFFLVEALAEAIADICLKNPRVVEAQVTVHKPSALRFARTVGIRITRRRE
- the folK gene encoding 2-amino-4-hydroxy-6-hydroxymethyldihydropteridine diphosphokinase; protein product: MARVFIAFGSNIAPETNVPRALDLLAAAVRVIAVSTVYRTEPIGALDQDPFYNGAFLIETDLGPRVLKFELLRGIEGELGRVRTADRYAPRTIDLDIALYGDLVVSEPNLVIPDPDIKSRAFLAVPLAELAPEMVLPGGCETLAQIATRMDNEKMEPLWEFTNLLRRSISNEP
- the folE gene encoding GTP cyclohydrolase I FolE, translating into MNHERVRALIRELLTELGEDPDREGLLKTPDRVARAYEFLTSGYRMDLEEVINQAVFTQDTNNMVIVRDIELYSMCEHHMLPFYGRCHVGYISDGKVFGLSKIARMVDMYARRLQIQERLTEQIARAIMDSINAEGVGVIIEAKHLCMMMRGVEKQNSMMTTSSVLGSFHDDEATRAEFLSLIGRHRDF
- a CDS encoding exo-alpha-sialidase; this encodes MTTAHQTAIPDPRHIANGWVIPTDSYSDQPYIVQTDDGAWLCCVTTGAGHEGAPGQHVTTMRSTDRGRTWSTPVPVEPPGGPEASYAVMLKVPSGRVYIFYNHNTDQVREVKRHDGKGVFSRVDSLGHFVCKYSDDHGKSWSAERYDIPVREFACDRENVYGGALRFFWNVGKPFIHDGAAFVSLHKVGKMGEGFFAQSEGVLLKSDNILSEMDPAKLNWETLPDGDIGLRTPPGGGPVSEEQSYCVLSDGSFYCVYRSIDGYPVETYSRDGGHTWTTPRYKRFDDGRLMKHPRAANFAWKCANGKYLYWFHNHGGKFIGENPNALNIAYNDRNPVWLCGGEEIDTPDGREIRWTQPEVVLYDDDPFVRMSYPDFIEDGGRYFLTETQKQVARVHEVDPALLDGLWGQFENATATTQGQLLDVRQPMPGAVSLPALPEFLTRDNTRPDYGTKDLRAGFTVDAWLQLSSLEAGQTLLDARDETGHGWALTTSDRGTVRIILNDGRTENSWDCDPGLLTPGTVHHVVAIVDGGPKLILFVVDGKLCDGGDCRQFGWGRYNPNLRDVNGASRVVIGRTVRGLRIYGRALRVSEAIGNHKAGLLSGD